A single genomic interval of Trueperaceae bacterium harbors:
- a CDS encoding biotin transporter BioY → MAHVGPSTPSVPTHAVLVERLAPARGTRAAALLKVALGVAVLAALAQVRLQVGPVPITGSTLGVLAIGAGYGARLGATTMVAYLAVGALGVGVFAGGAAGLAALSGPTAGYLLAYPFAAALVGALARRGWDRRVVPTVAAMVAANLVIYALGLAWLARFAPDLGTTLAWGLWPFLAGDALKIALAAAVLPAAWRRLARGPRR, encoded by the coding sequence ATGGCGCACGTCGGTCCGTCCACCCCGTCCGTCCCCACCCACGCCGTCCTCGTCGAGCGGCTCGCCCCCGCGCGCGGCACGCGCGCGGCGGCTCTGCTGAAGGTCGCGCTCGGCGTAGCGGTGCTCGCCGCCCTCGCGCAGGTCCGCCTCCAGGTCGGTCCCGTCCCGATCACCGGCTCGACGCTCGGCGTGTTGGCGATCGGTGCGGGCTACGGCGCCCGCCTCGGCGCGACGACGATGGTCGCCTACCTCGCCGTCGGCGCGCTCGGCGTCGGCGTGTTCGCCGGCGGCGCCGCCGGCCTCGCGGCCCTGTCCGGTCCGACCGCGGGGTACCTGCTGGCCTACCCGTTCGCCGCCGCCCTCGTCGGCGCGCTCGCGCGGCGCGGGTGGGACCGCCGGGTCGTCCCGACCGTCGCGGCGATGGTCGCCGCGAACCTCGTGATCTACGCGCTCGGTCTCGCCTGGCTGGCGCGCTTCGCGCCCGACCTCGGCACCACCCTCGCGTGGGGCCTGTGGCCGTTCCTGGCCGGCGACGCGCTGAAGATCGCCCTCGCCGCCGCGGTCCTCCCGGCGGCGTGGCGGCGCCTCGCGCGCGGCCCGCGGCGATGA
- a CDS encoding PLP-dependent aminotransferase family protein, translated as MTSAAGAAAGLADAVAPSAQAVRLAARTERMRPSAIREILKLTERGDVLSLAGGLPAAELFPLDAVADATARALEANGVRALQYGPSAGLPELRAWIAERYAGADPDRVVVTSGSQQGLDLLGKVLLDPGDTVALGAPAYMGALRAFDPYEPRYASVAMDDEGLDPASLDAVLAQGVRFVYVVPDFDNPSGRRASLARREAILATCAKHDALVVEDAPYRELRFDDVEHPPLVALAPDRVVHLGSLSKTLAPGLRVAWALVPEGLTEIVEQAKQATDLHTSTFTQAVAYALVRDGALEARFPHLRTHYRAQRDRLVAALERHVGGRLTYDVPPGGMFLWGRFPDGVDAHALLRPAIEHGVAFVPGDAFYPGDGPPETVRLSFSLLDEAGFDEAARRLAAALDAYGA; from the coding sequence ATGACGTCGGCGGCCGGGGCCGCCGCCGGGCTGGCCGACGCCGTCGCGCCGTCCGCGCAGGCGGTCCGGCTGGCGGCCCGCACGGAGCGGATGCGGCCGTCGGCCATCCGCGAGATCCTCAAGCTCACCGAGCGCGGCGACGTGCTGTCGCTCGCCGGGGGGCTCCCCGCCGCCGAGCTGTTCCCCCTCGACGCGGTGGCGGACGCCACCGCCCGCGCCCTCGAGGCGAACGGCGTGCGGGCCCTGCAGTACGGGCCGTCCGCCGGCCTTCCCGAGCTGCGCGCCTGGATCGCCGAACGCTACGCTGGCGCGGACCCCGACCGGGTGGTCGTCACGTCGGGATCGCAGCAGGGCCTCGACCTGCTCGGCAAGGTCCTCCTCGACCCCGGCGACACCGTCGCGCTCGGCGCGCCGGCGTACATGGGGGCGTTGCGGGCGTTCGATCCGTACGAGCCGCGTTACGCCTCCGTCGCGATGGACGACGAGGGCCTCGACCCCGCCTCGCTCGACGCCGTCCTCGCGCAGGGCGTCCGCTTCGTGTACGTCGTGCCCGATTTCGACAACCCGTCGGGCCGGCGGGCGAGCCTCGCGCGCCGCGAGGCGATCCTCGCGACGTGCGCGAAGCACGACGCGCTGGTGGTGGAGGACGCCCCGTACCGCGAGCTTCGCTTCGACGACGTCGAGCACCCCCCGCTCGTGGCGCTCGCGCCCGACCGGGTCGTGCACCTCGGGAGCCTCTCGAAGACGTTGGCGCCGGGCCTGCGGGTCGCGTGGGCGCTCGTGCCCGAGGGCCTCACGGAGATCGTCGAGCAGGCGAAGCAGGCGACCGACCTGCACACGAGCACCTTCACGCAGGCGGTCGCGTACGCCCTCGTGCGCGACGGGGCGCTCGAGGCGCGCTTCCCGCACCTGCGGACGCACTACCGCGCGCAACGCGACCGCCTGGTCGCGGCCCTCGAACGGCACGTCGGGGGGCGCCTGACGTACGACGTTCCGCCCGGCGGGATGTTCCTGTGGGGTCGCTTCCCCGACGGCGTCGACGCGCACGCGCTGTTGCGTCCGGCGATCGAGCACGGCGTCGCGTTCGTGCCCGGCGACGCCTTCTACCCCGGCGACGGGCCCCCCGAAACCGTCCGGCTCAGCTTCTCGCTGCTCGACGAGGCCGGCTTCGACGAGGCCGCCCGCCGGCTCGCCGCCGCCCTCGACGCGTACGGCGCCTGA
- a CDS encoding (Fe-S)-binding protein: MVTPAEKLAFGLLAAFALAFAYGGFERVVRAVAAGARGGTDRTADLPRRIGSALATTLAQRTTFRDRPWVGVAHAAVFYGFVFYLLVNLVDAAVGLLPPPWTAWVHGPWAGPYRLAADVFSVAVLLGVATLLARRFLRRDPALAPDVPLHEDAAAGGVRRDSMIVGGFILLHVGLRLTGEGFFLAAAGHADAWQPFASAVAGAVGYDPSRIVGWHVAWWGALGSILAFLPYFPRSKHLHLVAAPVNFALARRDASGAPASSGTLEPLDLEDETRETFGAAHLEDLAYAQILDAYACIQCHRCTDACPAHATGKALSPSALEINKRYELHLHAAALGEGGGTPRPLLEYALSEEQIWACTTCGACIDACPVGNEPMLDIVDMRRERVLMEGAFPDDLQSAFRGMERTGNPWGLGHDARMAWAEPLAEEGITVPTTETRPDFEVLFWVGCAGAYDATAQTTTRAMARILEHAGVRYAVLGKGERCTGDPARRAGNEYLYYQLATENVATLDAALADDLLDAGTPKRVVTACAHCYNALLNDYPQLGGTYDVVHHTELLDELVADGRLPPLDLGAGTTYHDPCYLGRHNGVYDAPRAVLQSGGGAVEEMPRSKGHGFCCGAGGAQFWKEEEAGDGAVADERMREARDTGAETVAVACPFCASMLGSSAVAAEADAPEVVDVAVLYDRSLRTIQDRLRA, translated from the coding sequence ATGGTCACCCCCGCCGAGAAGTTGGCGTTCGGACTGTTGGCCGCCTTCGCCCTCGCCTTCGCGTACGGCGGGTTCGAGCGGGTGGTGCGCGCCGTCGCCGCCGGAGCGCGGGGCGGCACCGACCGAACCGCCGACCTGCCCCGCCGGATCGGCTCGGCGCTCGCCACGACTCTCGCCCAACGCACCACCTTCCGCGACCGCCCGTGGGTCGGCGTCGCGCACGCCGCCGTGTTCTACGGCTTCGTGTTCTACCTCCTCGTCAACCTCGTCGACGCCGCCGTCGGCCTCCTGCCGCCCCCCTGGACCGCGTGGGTGCACGGCCCCTGGGCGGGGCCCTACCGGTTGGCTGCCGACGTGTTCAGCGTCGCGGTCCTGCTCGGCGTCGCGACGCTGCTGGCCCGCCGGTTCCTGCGCCGCGACCCGGCGCTCGCGCCGGACGTGCCGCTGCACGAGGACGCCGCGGCGGGCGGCGTGCGTCGCGACTCGATGATCGTCGGGGGGTTCATCCTCCTGCACGTCGGCCTGCGCCTGACGGGGGAGGGGTTCTTCCTCGCCGCGGCGGGCCACGCCGACGCCTGGCAACCGTTCGCCAGCGCCGTCGCCGGCGCGGTGGGGTACGACCCCTCCCGCATCGTCGGGTGGCACGTCGCCTGGTGGGGGGCGCTCGGGTCGATCCTGGCGTTCCTGCCGTACTTCCCGCGCAGCAAGCACCTGCACCTGGTCGCCGCCCCCGTCAACTTCGCGCTCGCGCGGCGCGACGCGAGCGGCGCACCGGCGTCCAGCGGGACCCTCGAGCCCCTCGACCTCGAGGACGAGACCCGCGAGACGTTCGGGGCGGCCCACCTCGAGGACCTCGCGTACGCGCAGATCCTCGACGCGTACGCCTGCATCCAGTGCCACCGGTGCACCGACGCCTGCCCCGCGCACGCCACCGGGAAGGCGTTGTCGCCGTCGGCGCTCGAGATCAACAAGCGCTACGAGCTGCACCTGCACGCCGCCGCCCTCGGGGAGGGCGGCGGCACCCCCCGCCCGCTGCTGGAATACGCGTTGAGCGAGGAACAGATCTGGGCGTGCACCACCTGCGGCGCCTGCATCGACGCCTGCCCGGTGGGCAACGAACCGATGCTGGACATCGTCGACATGCGCCGCGAGCGCGTCCTGATGGAGGGCGCCTTCCCCGACGACCTGCAGTCCGCCTTCCGCGGGATGGAGCGCACCGGCAACCCCTGGGGCCTCGGGCACGACGCGCGGATGGCGTGGGCGGAGCCGCTGGCCGAGGAGGGCATCACCGTGCCCACGACCGAGACCCGCCCCGATTTCGAGGTGCTGTTCTGGGTCGGTTGTGCCGGCGCGTACGACGCGACGGCGCAAACCACCACGCGGGCGATGGCGCGCATCCTCGAGCACGCCGGCGTGCGTTACGCGGTGCTCGGCAAAGGCGAGCGGTGCACCGGCGATCCCGCCCGGCGGGCGGGCAACGAGTACCTGTACTACCAGCTCGCCACCGAGAACGTCGCGACGCTCGACGCCGCCCTGGCCGACGACCTGCTCGATGCGGGCACCCCCAAGCGGGTCGTGACGGCGTGCGCGCACTGCTACAACGCGCTGCTGAACGACTACCCCCAACTCGGGGGGACGTACGACGTCGTGCACCACACCGAACTCCTGGACGAGCTCGTCGCCGACGGCCGCCTGCCGCCCCTCGACCTGGGGGCGGGCACGACCTACCACGACCCCTGCTACCTCGGAAGGCACAACGGCGTCTACGACGCGCCGCGAGCGGTGCTGCAGAGCGGCGGGGGCGCCGTGGAGGAGATGCCGCGCTCGAAGGGACACGGCTTCTGTTGCGGGGCGGGGGGCGCGCAGTTCTGGAAGGAGGAGGAGGCCGGCGACGGCGCCGTCGCCGACGAACGCATGCGCGAAGCGCGCGACACCGGGGCGGAGACCGTGGCGGTGGCCTGCCCCTTCTGTGCCTCCATGCTCGGCTCGAGCGCCGTCGCGGCGGAGGCGGACGCGCCCGAGGTCGTCGACGTCGCGGTGCTGTACGACCGGTCGCTCCGCACGATCCA